The DNA window GTGAAGTCGTAGACGTCCTTCTTCTTCAGGCTCATGCCGAACTCGCGCCGGCGGTAGTGACCGCTGTCGCGCAACGCGGTCGCGGCGCTGCCGTAGCCGCGGTCGCCGGAGAAATCGACCGTGTCGTAGGCCCAGTTGGCGGTCGCGGAAAGCTCGGTGCCGTCGGCGAAAGCGTGCTTGGTCGGCCAGTTTTCCAACGACCAGGGTTCGGCGGCCTGGACGAGCGGGGCGGCCGCGGCCAGCGCGGCGGCGGACAAGGCGAGGGCGTAGCGGGCGGAACGCGGCATCGGATGGGGCTCCATCGATAGGCGAGGGGCCGTCCTGGCCGCAGGGCGCCGTGCCGGACGCATGGCGTCCGGCGGCGGGCAGTCAAACGGGGCGATCCGGCCGGGGCGACCGGACCGGGGTCGATCAGGCGGTCTTGTCGGCCAGCGGACCGTGGTGATCGGAAGGCAGGTCGACGTCGAGGTCGGTCGCGCTGGGCGGGTTGAGCAGCTCGCGCTGCAGACGGTCGCGGTCCAGCTCGTTCTCCCAGCGCGCGACCACGATCGTGGCCACGCCGTTGCCGATGAAGTTGGTCAGCGCGCGCGCCTCGCTCATGAATCGGTCGATGCCGAGGATCAGCGCCAGCCCGGCCACCGGCACCGCGGGCACCACGGTCAGGGTCGCGGCGAGGGTGATGAAGCCGGCGCCGGTGACGCCCGAGGCGCCCTTGGAGGTCAGCATCGCCACTGCGAGCAGGGTCAGTTCCTGGGTCAGGGTCAGCTCGACGTTCAGCGCCTGGGCGATGAAGATCGTCGCCATGGTCAGGTAGATGTTGGTGCCGTCGAGGTTGAAGGAGTAGCCGCTGGGCACCACCAGGCCGACCACCGGCTTGGAGCAGCCCAGGCGCTCGAGCTTGCGCATCAGCGGCACCAGCGCCGATTCCGAGGACGAGGTGCCCAGCACCAGCAGCAGTTCGTCGCGGATGTAGCGGATGAAGCGCAGGATGCTGAAGCCGGTGAAGTAGGCGATGGCGCCGAGCACGAGCAGGATGAACACCGCGCAGGTCAGGTAGAAGCTGCCCATCAGCCGGGCCAGCGGACCGAGCGAATCCACCCCGTACTTGCCGATGGTGAAGGCCATCGCCGCGCCGGCACCGATCGGGGCCAGCTTCATGATCATGCCCATCATGCCGAAGAACGCCTTGGACACGGTCTCGAACAGGTCGATCACCTTCTCGCCGGACTTGCCCATGTGCAGCAGGGCGAAGCCGAACAGCACCGCCAGCAGCAGCACCTGCAGCAGGTCGCCGTTGCCGGTGAAGGCGTCGGTGAAGGTCTTGGGGATGATGTGCAGCAGGAAGTCGACTGTGCTCTGGTCCTTGGCCGCACTGGCGTATTTCTCCACCGCGCTGGCGTCGAGCGTGGCCGGGTCGGCGTTGAAGCCCGAGCCGGGCTTGAGCGTATTGACCACGATCAGGCCGATCACCAGGGCGATCGTCGAGACGACTTCGAAGTAGACGATCGCCTTGACCCCGACCCGTCCGACCTTCTTCACGTCGGATACGCCGGCGATGCCGAGCACCACGGTCAGGAAGATGATCGGCGCGATCAGCATCTTGATCAGCGAGATGAAGCCGTCGCCGAGCGGCTTGAGCTTGACCGCGAAGTCGGGGAAGTAATGGCCGACCACGCCGCCGAGGACGATGGCGCCGAGCACCCAGAGATAGAAGCGCGAGCCGGACTTTTTCATGGCGGGTACTCAGGCGGGGACGGATGGAGAGGGGCGGGGCGGAAAGGAGCGGGAGCGGGTGGGGCGATGAGCGATCAGTCGCGGTCGATGTGCGAGTGCTTGCGGGTGTCCGGCATCAGCACGTAGACCAGCAGCGAGCAGGCGATGCAGGCGCTGACGTACCAGAAGAAGCCGGTCTCCATGCCGATCTTCTTGAACCACAGCGCGACCGGTTCGGCGGTGCCGCCGAACAGGGCCACGGTCAGCGCGTAGGGCAGGCCGACGCCGAGGGCGCGGATCTCGACCGGGAACAATTCGGCCTTCACCACCGCGTTGATCGCGGTGTAGCCGCTGACCGCGCTGAGCAGGATCATGATCAGCCAGAACGCCTGCATCGGCGTCTGCGCGCCCTGGATCAGGTGCATCACCGGCACGGTCAGGGTCGCGCCGAGCACGCCGAAGGCGATCAGCAGCGGGCGGCGGCCGATCCGGTCCGACAGCGCGCCCACCAGCGGCTGCATCAGCATGTACACGAACAAGGTGGCCGCGTTGATCAGCGACGCGGTCTCCTTGTCGAAGCCGGTGCTGATGGTGAGGAACTTCAGCATGTAGTTGGTGTAGGTGTAGAACGCCAGCGTGCCGCCCATGGTCAGGCCGACCACGGTCAGCACCGCGCGCGGATGCTGCATCAGCGTGCGCAACGAGCCTTCCTTGCGCGCTGGCGTGTCGCCGGCCTTGAGCTTGGCGAAGGACTCGGTCTCCTGCATGTTGCGGCGCAGGTACAGGGCGACGACCGCGGCCAGCGCGCCGATCGCGAACGGAATGCGCCAGCCCCAGGACTTGAGCTGCTCCTCGTCGAGCACGAACTGCTGCAGCACGATCAGCACCAACAGCGCCAGCAACTGGCCCAGGATCAGGGTCACGTAGAGGAAGCTGGACCAGAAGCCGCGGTTCTCGCGCGAGGACATTTCGCTGAGGTAGGTGGCCGAGCTGCCGTATTCGCCGCCGACGCTCAGGCCCTGCATCAGCCGCGCCAGCACCAGCAGCACCGGCGCCAGCACGCCGATGGTTTCGTAGCCGGGGGTGAAGGTGATGATGAGCGAGCCGGCGCACATCATCAGCACCGACAGCATCAGCGCGGCGCGGCGGCCGTTGCGGTCGGCGTAGCGGCCGAACACCCAGCCGCCGAGCGGTCGCATCAGAAAGCCGACGGCGAAGATCGCGCCCGCATTGAGCGCCTGCGAGATCTTGTCGCCCTTGGGGAAGAACACGTGGGCGAAGTACAGCGAGAACGCGCTGTACACGTACCAGTCGTAGTACTCGACCAGGTTGCCGATCGAACCGGAGAAGATCGACTTCAGGCGCTGTCCGGCGGTCATCGCCGTAGCGGGCGTCGTGGTCTCGGCGCCGGCGGGGCCGGCGGCGGTGTCAGCGGTAATCGCGCTCAAGGCAAACGGCTCCAGGTCGGTGCGGACGGGGCCGGGCGGCGCGGGGGGAGGGGCGCGCAGCCGCGACGCAACGGCGGCACCTCCTGGCGCCGAGACGGATGGTGGGCCGGGCGCGCGGGGCGGCCAATAGCACCATCGGGTTAGAGCCCCGGCTCAGGTTCGGCCGGCCGCCCGTTCATCCGCTCAGCGATGAGCGCTGCGGCGCAGTCGCGGACCGTGCCGGCGCGCACGCTTCGCCATCAACGCGTCATCAAAGCCCGGCACCCTGCGCGCTTTGCATCGCGGCATTCCCTCTAC is part of the Lysobacter firmicutimachus genome and encodes:
- a CDS encoding dicarboxylate/amino acid:cation symporter translates to MKKSGSRFYLWVLGAIVLGGVVGHYFPDFAVKLKPLGDGFISLIKMLIAPIIFLTVVLGIAGVSDVKKVGRVGVKAIVYFEVVSTIALVIGLIVVNTLKPGSGFNADPATLDASAVEKYASAAKDQSTVDFLLHIIPKTFTDAFTGNGDLLQVLLLAVLFGFALLHMGKSGEKVIDLFETVSKAFFGMMGMIMKLAPIGAGAAMAFTIGKYGVDSLGPLARLMGSFYLTCAVFILLVLGAIAYFTGFSILRFIRYIRDELLLVLGTSSSESALVPLMRKLERLGCSKPVVGLVVPSGYSFNLDGTNIYLTMATIFIAQALNVELTLTQELTLLAVAMLTSKGASGVTGAGFITLAATLTVVPAVPVAGLALILGIDRFMSEARALTNFIGNGVATIVVARWENELDRDRLQRELLNPPSATDLDVDLPSDHHGPLADKTA
- a CDS encoding MFS transporter translates to MSAITADTAAGPAGAETTTPATAMTAGQRLKSIFSGSIGNLVEYYDWYVYSAFSLYFAHVFFPKGDKISQALNAGAIFAVGFLMRPLGGWVFGRYADRNGRRAALMLSVLMMCAGSLIITFTPGYETIGVLAPVLLVLARLMQGLSVGGEYGSSATYLSEMSSRENRGFWSSFLYVTLILGQLLALLVLIVLQQFVLDEEQLKSWGWRIPFAIGALAAVVALYLRRNMQETESFAKLKAGDTPARKEGSLRTLMQHPRAVLTVVGLTMGGTLAFYTYTNYMLKFLTISTGFDKETASLINAATLFVYMLMQPLVGALSDRIGRRPLLIAFGVLGATLTVPVMHLIQGAQTPMQAFWLIMILLSAVSGYTAINAVVKAELFPVEIRALGVGLPYALTVALFGGTAEPVALWFKKIGMETGFFWYVSACIACSLLVYVLMPDTRKHSHIDRD